The Pseudonocardia sp. HH130630-07 DNA window GTGCCCTTCACCGAGGCTGACGCCCGTACGTCGCTGAGCGCCGCGTGTGAGGAGGCGGGGATTGGCATCGGATCGGCCGACTTGATCCGGATCGGCTCCAATGCGGTGTTCCGGGTCGATTCCAATGTCATCGGACGTGTAGCTCCCGATTTGCAAGGGTGGGACAACGCCGAGCGTCAGATCCAGGTGGCGCGATGGTTGGAGTGAGCCTTTCCCAGTAGTGGGGAGCGGCTGGCGGCGACACGCCGGGGGCGTGGAGGTGCTCAACGAGGGTGCGGGACCCCGGTAGAAGAGGTCGGTCCGCTCAAAGATCGACTCACCACCGAGGTCCCGCGTGCCCGATCCTGTCACCTACACCGCCGTGCTCCCGATCGGGGAGCCCACCGCGTCCATGTTGTCGCGACTGTTGGCCGAGGAACGCCTCCGGCGCGGGACCCGGCGCGGGCGCCGCGCGCTGGACTGTGACCGCCACGCGGTGCTGGTGCTGCGCTGGTTCCTCGACGCCACCCGGGTCGCCCAGCTCGCCGCCGACAACCAGCTGAGCCTGTCGAGTACCTACCGCTACCTGCACGAAGGCATCGACGTTCTGGCCGCCGCCGCGCCTGGACTGCCCGGCGCGCTGCTCGCGGCCCGCACCGCCGGGCACACCCACGTTCACCTCGACGGCACCGTGATCCACACTGACCGCTCCCGCACTCCCGGACCGACCCCGGGAGTGGATCTGTGGTGGTCGGGCAAGCACCACGTCCACGGCGGGAACGTTCAGGTCCTCACCGCGCCTGACGGGTGGCCGTTGTGGACATCCCCGGTGCGCCCGGGCCGCGAGCACGACACCACCTGCGCCCGCGGCCACCCCGGCCTGCTCGACGCGATCGAGGACTGGACCGACGACACCCACGTCGTGCTCGCCGACCTCGGCTACGACGGTGAGAACACCCGCCTGACCTGCCCGTTCAAGACCCCCACCGGCGGTGGGCTGTCGGTGGACAAGCGCACCGTCAACACGCTGCACTCCGCCGTCAGGGCTGTGGCCGAACGCGGGAACTCCCTGCTCAAGACCACCTTCAAGGCGCTGCGTCGGGTCAGCTTCTGCCCCTGGCGGATCGGCGCGATCACCGCCGCCGCGCTCGTTCTCCTCCACGTCGAGCACGACCGAACCACATGATCAACCAGCACCTACTGGGAAAGGCTCAGTGTGTCGACTATCCGGCGACCCGCGCGCTGTCG harbors:
- a CDS encoding HARBI1 family protein, yielding MLSRLLAEERLRRGTRRGRRALDCDRHAVLVLRWFLDATRVAQLAADNQLSLSSTYRYLHEGIDVLAAAAPGLPGALLAARTAGHTHVHLDGTVIHTDRSRTPGPTPGVDLWWSGKHHVHGGNVQVLTAPDGWPLWTSPVRPGREHDTTCARGHPGLLDAIEDWTDDTHVVLADLGYDGENTRLTCPFKTPTGGGLSVDKRTVNTLHSAVRAVAERGNSLLKTTFKALRRVSFCPWRIGAITAAALVLLHVEHDRTT